From Daucus carota subsp. sativus chromosome 6, DH1 v3.0, whole genome shotgun sequence, the proteins below share one genomic window:
- the LOC108224472 gene encoding rust resistance kinase Lr10-like: protein MCSFKFFVRVLVAVVVVVIGAGSVTNVSGQNEKTDDCNIVKRCKKTGPSVRFPFYLSTNKLDSCVNSYPSGFKLFCRGKDTVLQFKYLSDTSVNGQQLSFSIDASVNEINYNSQEVILGSFMFTSPHALIRASLNSNSSSDIVAPFKISEGNLFLNNYTFFNCSSEGDRLFRSFVPSVTLFSNEASFQYYAFLSNSFYTFDVPIRSCTRKYSVSGAPLLLDYRISERHYDQLRMNWFTPNCRKCEASGEYCKFSNNTSSSSSSNLIRNGTSTVCFPIPAPPPAVRGHGASIRSVLSKPSGIVPSALFIALVLAGVLYYVIRSRHLKEEDRQRIEMFMNDYKAMKPTRYSYVDIKKITNHFSEKLGQGGFGSVYKGQITDEIVVAVKVLNIDSKSNGDDFINEVGTIGRIHHVNVVRLVGYCADGCNRALVYEFQPNDSLQKFTYSAINNKNNFLGWEKMQEIALGIAKGIEYLHQGCAQQILHFDIKPHNILLDQTFTPKIADFGLAKLCSKDQSIVSMTMARGTIGYIAPEVFSRNFGKVSSKSDVYSFGMLLLEMVGARNNEAAVNSSDTYFPEWIYRRLEGGGEVAIQILEKEEDTNIARKLTIVGLWCIGWHPADRPSMTRVIQMLEKPDCPAMPPNPFGAASSAPFSAAYSVHSSLFSNELDVISESEKQD, encoded by the exons ATGTGTTCATTCAAGTTTTTTGTTCGAGTACTAGTAgcagtagtagtagtagtgaTCGGAGCAGGTTCAGTGACAAATGTTTCGGGTCAGAACGAAAAAACTGATGATTGCAACATAGTAAAAAGATGCAAGAAAACTGGCCCAAGCGTCCGTTTCCCTTTCTATCTTAGTACCAACAAGCTTGATTCATGTGTAAACTCGTACCCTTCAGGTTTTAAGCTCTTTTGCAGAGGCAAAGACACCGTGCTTCAGTTTAAGTATTTATCCGATACATCTGTAAACGGACAACAGCTCTCATTTTCTATAGATGCATCCGTCAATGAAATCAATTACAATTCACAAGAGGTAATTCTCGGATCATTTATGTTTACAAGTCCTCATGCGCTGATCCGGGCCTCCTTGAATTCCAATTCAAGTTCTGATATTGTTGCACCATTCAAGATTTCAGAAGGGAATTTGTTCCTCAATAACTATACTTTCTTCAATTGTTCATCAGAAGGTGACAGACTGTTTAGGTCTTTTGTTCCAAGCGTGACTCTCTTCTCGAATGAGGCTAGTTTCCAGTATTACGCCTTCTTGTCAAATTCATTTTACACTTTTGATGTGCCTATCAGATCATGCACCAGGAAGTACAGTGTCTCTGGTGCCCCTCTTTTGCTCGATTACCGAATTTCTGAGCGCCATTATGATCAGCTTCGGATGAATTGGTTCACACCAAATTGTAGAAAATGTGAAGCCAGTGGAGAATATTGCAAGTTCAGTAACAATACAAGTAGCAGCAGCAGTAGTAACCTCATTCGAAATGGCACCAGCACTGTATGTTTCCCCATACCAGCGCCTCCGCCTGCAGTAAGAG GTCATGGTGCATCAATCAGGTCAGTGTTATCAAAGCCATCAG GGATAGTCCCTAGTGCATTGTTCATTGCTCTTGTGTTAGCTGGGGTACTATACTATGTGATCAGGTCACGTCATCTAAAGGAAGAAGATCGTCAGAGGATTGAGATGTTTATGAATGATTACAAAGCTATGAAACCAACAAGATATTCGTATGTTGATATCAAGAAAATAACTAATCATTTCAGTGAAAAATTAGGCCAAGGTGGCTTCGGATCAGTCTACAAAGGCCAGATCACTGATGAGATTGTTGTTGCAGTTAAGGTCCTCAATATTGATTCCAAAAGTAATGGGGATGACTTCATCAACGAAGTAGGCACTATCGGACGTATCCATCATGTTAATGTGGTTCGCCTTGTGGGGTATTGCGCTGATGGATGCAATCGAGCTCTGGTTTATGAGTTCCAACCTAATGATTCTCTCCAAAAGTTTACTTACTCTGCAATAAACAATAAGAACAACTTCCTTGGTTGGGAGAAGATGCAAGAAATTGCTCTAGGTATAGCTAAAGGAATCGAATATCTTCACCAAGGATGTGCCCAGCAGATTCTTCACTTTGATATCAAACCTCACAATATCTTGTTGGATCAAACTTTCACTCCCAAAATTGCTGATTTTGGGTTGGCTAAATTGTGTTCCAAGGACCAGAGTATTGTATCAATGACTATGGCTAGAGGAACCATTGGTTATATTGCGCCAGAAGTATTTTCTAGGAATTTCGGGAAGGTGTCATCAAAATCAGATGTTTACAGTTTTGGAATGTTATTGCTCGAAATGGTTGGAGCTAGGAACAACGAAGCAGCAGTAAACAGCAGTGATACGTACTTTCCAGAATGGATATATCGTCGGTTGGAGGGAGGTGGAGAAGTGGCAATCCAAATATTAGAGAAAGAAGAAGACACGAATATAGCAAGAAAGCTGACAATTGTGGGTCTTTGGTGCATAGGGTGGCATCCGGCAGACAGACCATCCATGACTCGAGTGATCCAGATGCTAGAAAAACCAGATTGTCCAGCAATGCCACCTAATCCTTTTGGTGCCGCAAGTTCAGCACCTTTTAGTGCTGCATATTCAGTACATTCCAGCCTCTTTTCGAACGAGCTCGATGTTATTTCCGAATCCGAAAAACAAGATTAA